The Platichthys flesus chromosome 5, fPlaFle2.1, whole genome shotgun sequence genome contains the following window.
GGTAATTTCTAACCACTCGTTTCAGCTAATGTTATTGATGGTGCACTTTTTTGCaagtcaaacaaaacacaattaccCCTGTATCAGTAAATAAAGACACAAGCACTTGCAGTGCAGCAGACTCCAGACCATATTGAAATGCAATTTTGAAACTGCAATGTTTGTGAACGCAAATAGGTGGTTTGCAAGTAAAGTGGAGCAATTCAATTGGCTTTGATTACTTTGATGTAAGGTCATTCAAACTTATTTTGGTCTTATTAACTGTTCACTTACATACTCTTGTTAGCCAGCCATCTAAaatgtgatgtgatgggctTCAGTTTCCTGCCTGATGTTTAAGACTTATATCCATTAAATTATTCTTGTATATTTTGTGAAGCTTCAGCTTCTTTACATGCAGCACAGCGTTCTCGACactatcaaacaaacacaaccagagTCATAGTGACTGAAGAACCATTCGCTCTAAGTGTTATATTCAACGGCAGTTTCAGAACACATCACGTTCAATTCCGCCTTGAAGCATTAATCTGAATCCATTCAGTCTACTGACTCTGACGCAAAAGCCactccagtgtttgtgttgcttctAATACAATATTCATAGACTTGTCATATAAAGAATACAAGATATAACAGCGCCTCAAGTTACTTATGACAGTTGACTGAGTGCAAAATatatcattaaatatatatacacatagtTGATAGTTTTACTAAATGTGCTATTTTACTTCTGACTGCTGCTGCAAGCATTACTCAATGTTTAATTACTTTTGAAACCTGTTTTGATGATTATGCCACATTAGTTCTCCCTCATTCAGAGCAGTATTATTGGATTGAGTTGTGTTAAATGCAAAGAAAGACGTAAGCAATAACTCGTGCTCTTaattgtgcatgtgtatgtatgtgtgctaCAGATAGAAAATAATCCTGGTCGTTCTGTAGTATAAAGTACTATAACAGTAAAGCAACATGCAAAACTGCTGTCTTGACCTTgtctaaaaaatgtatatgcatCAAAATGGTGTTGTAATAGAGCAGGATGGCAGCATCTGCAGTTCGCTCAGCTGTCACTCACCATCCTGATGAACACGCATGGCGGAGGCAGTGATGTCAGTGGTGACATTGAAGTATGGCAGCCACAGGTCCTGGGGAGACAGAAATATTGTCTTTCTAATATAAGACCTCCTGCATTGGTCAATCAATTCCACTTAAAACGTGAAGATTTGACCCCCACCTCAGCTTGTTTGTCCTGGAACACTTTATAGATGCTGGTGTTGAATGCAGAGCCAGAGAACATGGAGGTGATGGGGTAGGTCAGGTCCAGGActgttttaaaaacagagttCATTGCCTAATAAAAGGAAGGAAAATGGgtcttgtttatttttggtAATTCTTTTCATGTCATGAGGTTTTACTCTCTGTTTTCATCTTGGAGCAAAGTTCACCAGCCATCTTAAAATGAGAGCAGCGTTTTGTACCTTGGACCACTCTCTGGCTCTCTGTTTGGTTCTGACGGCACTCCTCTCTTCAGCGTACAGTGCACCAATGAATGAGCCGATAGAGGTCCCACCCACTATGTCAATAGGAATCCCCGCCTCCTCCATAGCTTTGATAACTCCAACGTGAGAGCAGCCTCTGCACGGGGAAAAACATGTTAGATACCAGGATAGTGACACAAACTGTGCATGATACATACGcagaggttaaaaaaaatacttggtGTTCCTGCTCATCTTTTAATTTTGTACATGTGAGTGATAAGACGGGTGTTTTAACTGTATTCAAATCTGTATTAATGTACATAATGGAAAACTGAAGGGATTCTTAGGGCTGCTGAACACATTAATATTCACATTAGGTGTTTAATCATCATTGCTATCAGAATATCTTTAACTACTGAACTCAAAACACAAAGTGCACTCTACATGTCTCTATGGCCACTTGTGGTAAACTGTTCTCACctggctccacctcctcccagcACCAGGGCGATGCTGTTTCCAGTCAGGACTCGGGCCAGCCGAGAGAAATCACTGTGCCTGTCTGCCGTCTTCTCAAACACCTTCTCGTAAACATCCCGCTGCAGAAATATTATGCACATGGAACTCGTTAACTTTCCATCAACAATTATAGACGCAGGTTTAGCATAGCAAGTGTAGCATAGCATAGTACACTATATATTAAGTATTTTCCTCCACTTGATAGATATTTGTTAAAAACACAGCTAAACGTGAAAGTGCAGTTTGGTTTAATACCAGTTTGCTGGGGCTGCGTCTGGAGAAGACCCGACGGGGACACTTGAGGTGAAGATGCCCAGAGCACCAGCTGCGCATGTTGAGCCACTCCACCGTCCTCGAGGGGCCCGGCCCGTcctctttgtgcagcaggaTCAGCTGCTTCAGTGCACGGACTGCTGTGTTCTCCAGCATCTGCTCCAACTGACGGACAAGAGAAGAGTAGGAAGAGAGATGAACACAGTGAAAGTATTGTACTGGTATTGTATTTCCCCATCGctatgacagacacacacacacacacacctgtcccaGGGCGGGTTCTTGGTCCCCCAGGCCAACAATGAGGATACAGTCAGCCTGGCGGATGCAGCGCTGCGTCCACGGGGTCATGGTGTTGTCAGTCTGGTACAGGACGATCCGATTGATGTCCTCCTGCTGGGCCAGCCAGCCGGACAGACGGTACTCGTGGATACTAATGGACAGAGAGGTCATTAGAATGATTAGAAAGATAATTAGATACAGACAGAATGAGTGGAAATGATAATCATCAATACAAATTAACGGAGAATTGAGAGGATAAGAGTGATTGTCTCACTGACCTGTCCAAAGCAGAGGCCCCCAAACGTTCTCTGATAATTTCACTGGTTAACAGCAGAGTGGGCCCTGAAAATGTCCGACAGAGGCAATGCAAAATGTGTGAACACAAGAAACTGATAATAATGTAAAAGACACACTAATGCATCTTCTACTAGCAGTTGTTCATGTACTTCTGTTATGACCAGGCTGTGACGAGATAAATACCCACCAATGGCACTGAGGGCATGGCTGAGCTCCAGGTTGAACGCGTTGATGGGCACCTcatcacacacaggcagcacagCCACAGTGGAGAGGTTGCTGGCAGGGTTGGTTACGTCTGCACTAGTGGTCATACTGGGCAGACTCAGAGCGGAGCCTGGGGAGCACAAGCACAGTGTGTGAGAAATGCATTAGGTCGGACAGACAAAGACAAGGAGTTGTTACTGTGCAAAAAATGTACCTTCCATGAATATATGGAGCAACCAGGCAGTAGCAAAAAAGTAGCCAgcaaaataaactttaactttGTTCACACAATATTTAAAGCATTGATAAAATATACAATGTGGAAAAACATATACACCAAATCATATACAGTTCATTATAGCAGGAATTTCCATTACATCatatttcacttttcaaacaTGATTTGGTTATGTTTGCATAATCCGACAGTGGCAGAACATACAGACAGtcttatctgttgtgcctgtgcactttatatgtttcaccgTGGCAGAGTGGGGAAACGTcctatcgattccttgtatgtcttgaacatgtgaagaaattgacaataaagctactatTACTACTAGAAGAGTTCTGGGAGATCTTAAATTGTAAAATTAAAGTATGCGACAGGCATTTTCTGTATTGTCCATATGTGACAGAGATCTGTTACGTTACCGAAAAgaacaatgtaaataaagatcaTCAAACccataaatgtatttaaagatcGCAGTGCTTTTAATTGACCATACAATCCTAGAGTTGCTGCCACTGGTGTTGTAGAGCCTATTTAATGCACTGTCAACAAAATTATTATGGTGTTGTGTCATTAGTTAATGTTCTAATAATTGTCAAACTAATGTACTAAAGGTAAAATACTTTATTGGGTAGTCAGCTGTTGGCCAGGAACATGCGCTTACAAACTCAGGAGTCCCCCCACTCATACATTTTCACATAAAAGCGCTACTGAGGCTGCTGAGAAAAAGAGCACAGTGTGTAGCTACACATCTTTAACCTAAAGGAATATTTTAATTTGGCTCATTAACTTATTTCCGTCTACCTTTCAAATAGCCTACAGTCTTCATCTAACAGTTAATAGACAAATAGCCACTGTGCTTACGGTGTCACACCTCATTCCCCTCGCTTTAGGTTCCTTTCAGACCTACACTGGTGTCATACTGCACCTCTCTGAGATATAAGCGATATGTGCTCACCTGAGAACGGCCCTCGGCCCTGCTGCAGGTTCCCCAGGATCTTCTGGCCTAGTAAGTGGATCAACCTTGTCACGACCTACAATACAGACAACAGGCATCAGTCAATTTCATTAGTGCACAAAACCTCAACCAGACGACAAGTTTCCGCTTGTGAAGTTGCAAACCTGTGGATATCGCCTTTTGATGTTGTTCAGTGTTCCCTCCGGCAGCTTGACCAGCTCCGTGTCTCTCACAGCATGGACAGTGGTGGCTCTAGGCTGCCTGGCCAATGCCTCCACCTGAAGTTTAAAGAAGAACAAAACTGTTTgtacaaaaacaattataacagaaagacaaatgGTGATCAATTCCACAATATCAGAGttaaggaaatataaaataaatgatcaattcAACCAATTTAGTATTAAACTGACACCTTAACAAATCTGTCCAGCACCTCATATTGCATTATGATCATTGAGAAACAAAAACTGCAGTAAAAGCCCATGATGCTCAGAGGCAGATGCCCTCGGTATGTTTCACACACTGTTAAAATAAGACGTATGCTGCTTGCAGACAAGCACTGAACTGTGGACATATTTTGGGATTGAAAAAAGTGATAATCAGGAAAATTACCAGAGAGTTCCCTGCCAGATGATCATATTTCTAGACGGatgcaaactgaaaaaactaaaaagattaCCAACATCTAAGGATGAAAGAGTGGTGCCTCATAAAAGTCCAAACGATGATGTCAACTCATACAGACAACATGATTCAAGAGGGATTTGATGATAAGAACCGACTCTGGTGTCTATGTGCttcacacataaatataatatttccaCAGCAGTATTGATTGGTCCTGCCTCCTACGTGCTCTTACCACACGCCACGCCACGCCTGATTGCTTTGGACATTCTCCTCTTGTTGTTAACACGTCTGACTCAGACCCACTTGtcaagacattttctggagttcatgtctgaatacAGCTTATCACTTGAGAGATACACAGGTTTGTTTCTCACCACTCCAATGAGGTCTCCTCTGCCGTATTCCCCAACGAGCTCTTTCTTGCCATTTGCTTTTCGGATGACTGAACGCAGACGTCCGTTGAGTACGATGTAGGTGCAGTCTGATCGGTCGTCCTGTCTGTGAACACAGGCATCTCAGTAAATATTACATATTCATGATAAATGATAAAAGGAAATTAAATACTGTAATGTTGAGGTAAATGTAGTTTGAGCAAACAAGCTAAATTAGTcctcttttttgtgtttttataaatacaaaattattttaAGTAGAGTACCTGTAGAGGGCTCTGCCAGCCTCCACAGCCATCCAGTCAATAGCAAAGTCCATCTGCCTGACAAAAGGAGACATGCGAATGGCGACTGTGTGGGCTGCACTCAGCACAACGCTGGGCTGTTCCCTCATGATCCTGCAGGGGGCAACACAAAGCACAGACACTAGTAACACTGGGGATGTAATACTTGCTTTGTTAACCACAAGATGTTTTAATGCAGAACTACAATTCATGAGTCCGTATAGTAAGATGAAAGACTTTTGATGAATGTGTATTTGCATTGTAGGAAATGAAACGGGACACCATTGCCTTAACGACAGCTTATATATGATATTAAACTTGCTTATATGactaattataaataaatatttgtcattCTTGTTTCTTCCACATTAAAGATGGTCGTCTTACTCGTAGAAATCCGATTTTGAAATCTTGAGGTAAGTGCAGTCTCTGACAGCCttgatggtgaagatgagggGTTCTCCGGTGAGCACGGCCAGTTGGCCCACCATCTCCCCCGGGTGAgtcacaaacaagcacacagccTCCTGCTTGTTGATCATCCGCTGGTAGACGTGCAGACAGCCTGACAGAACAAAGTGCAGACTCACGTCCTTGAGCAGcaaaaaggagaagaagcagagaaagcaaacacacaggggGATAAGAATATAttaaacatacaaaatacaGTAGGAATTGAGAAAATATTGACAGAGACCAAGTAAATAGATATAGTTTATGAATACTAGCTTTTCTTTTGTGGATGGTTTATTTTCCTGTTGGAGTATTTAATGATCAAAAGCCAGAGAGCAGTATCTGATTGTACTATTGTGAATTAATGAGCCTATAATTAAATCCAAAGTTCATTACAATCTTTGATCTGTTTCACAGTTGTATAGTCTGACAAATGTTTAACTTCACTGAGTCTGGGGTTACTGCATCTGCCTTTGTAAAGCAGTATACAGCCAATAGGGGGCAGTAATCAAGGTGTCGTATGGGTCCTGTGTGTTACCTGGTCTCCCTGTCTGGCTAAGACAGCTCCAGCTTTTGCATGGTGCAGAGTCACTCTTCCATTCAACAAAGAAGGGTCCTGAGAAGACAGAGTTAAGAGTTAAGCGATCACAGGCAAAGTAGAGAAACAACGTGAGTGAAAGGTTTCCATGCTCCTTTGTTTGCACTTTCCATGAAGACCGTTCTGTAACATAAATTTCAAAAACCATGGTTCTATCTCGTTACGACATCAAGATGTTTTGAAACATTAGGCAATGTCTTCTACGAGCACAAACCAAAGGTTTATGACATGTTGCATCAAATGCATGTATTACGTTGGATCCCACTATGACTTCTTGTGTACCACAGAAGCATTTAATGAGTTTCATTTGTCACCACAGTGGTGTCAAGTTGAAATGAACTCAGGTTTGCCGTCACGTGTCTGGATTTTGAAGTATTATTGTGAGATTGATTAGCATGCATGTTCTATTATGTTAACTCTTGTCTCAGCCTGTGAGACACTGTGAGGCGACACTGGGACGTGACACTGCAGCCCTCTCCCCCTCATCATTTACACACTGAGTCCAGCTCCTTTAGAGAAGACCCGCTGTCTGACCTCTTTTCCACATCATAATCGCTTAACAGATGCTCCAGGGAGATTTGTGACAATGTGTTCATTCATGCAAAGAAAGAATAACGTGATGAGCCTGTTATTATTTCTTAATCCACAAGAATTCGGTCAGTACAGTTTATACTGCAGTGTAACTGCACGAACACTGCATGATAATATGAAAAATGGtatgataaaaacatttgtcacACTAGAATTCAATACAGTCAACACGAGTGACGATTTAAAGCCACTCTATCTAAACAGATATGGTATATAACTATTGGGCTCCATGTTCAATTGATTAAGTTGACACCACTACAAAAGAATAGAAAACACagtttgagagaaaaaaaataattcaacaaaCCTCAATCTTCATGAGCTTGAGGACCTCCTTCTGAGCGTCCTCAAACAGAGCACCACTGGATCGACTGGTTAACGGTGTGAAAATACTGTCCACTCCCGGATCTTCTTCTGGATACAGGTAGATCCCCGAGGGAGCTTCATCTACTGTCACCCTCCTCTCCCGCTGTTCCTGGGACACAGACTGCAAcaacatacatttatatatataagaaaacaGTGTGCTTGTAAAGCAGATAATCAGCCTCTGAAAGAGACGAGTTGGCATGATGAGACAAAAGAATTGTTGCCGTCAGTCTCACAAAGGGTGTTTtggaaaaatgcaaatattttttacatcacACAGAGGAGGGCAAAAATTATTTAACAGATAATCGCTGATAGTCAACAGGACAAGAAAAGAGGAcagatatttttaaatatttaaggtACTTTATATACTGGATTACTTTGTTGTTGCTAATGCTCTGTGGAAAACATTTAATCTATGTTGCATTACTGTGCTGCTGCAATTATCACATTCATGTAAAGCTGATTTCAGATATGCAGTGAACTCTGCAGTCCCTCCGTATTTTCTTCACAGGAGGTGCATGGAGAATTAAAGGAGAGAACACAGCATGGACTCTCCCTGTGGATACACTTCgagcgagagtgtgtgtgtgttttttagggGGGAACGGGGTGGTTAAACACAAAAACGGAaaatcagaaacaaaacaaatatctccgGGTAAAAACGcggtgacacacacatagaagacgaagacgaagatATCAAGAGAGTTTGTCTGTGCTGTCAAGAAGATCATGTGGTCTTGGCAGCGgcgttaatacgtcacttcctacCTCTGTCGGCTCCACCCGGCTGCTCCATGTCTCGCCTAAATTATGCAgtggatttgttgctgttgcgGACGCGTCtttgcagagaacctcctgctgtgttgtgcatgtgggaAAGGTTAACTCTGTGTAAACTCTGTAATCAATTCTCCGCATTTTACCGAAGGtgatgtctgaaaatggcttaagGGAGTCAATAAAGTCGACCTCATCTCCAGATTACTGACCCGAGTAAAGCTGGGAGGAGTGTTGCCATCCTCTGCAGAGACTGAGATCCGTCCCCGTTCGTACGCCATGTCAAAGTCTGACCTCAGGCTTTTCTGCATACCTGCACAGACAACATTGCGCTAGCATTATTTAATCATAATTGGTAAAGCTAAATAGCATCAAAGGAACttaacagaaagagaaaacccTCACCAGCGATGTCCACAGGCATGGAGATGGTCCTGCTAAGAGTTGGCACAGTTGCTCCATCCTTCCCCGGTTCTCCTCCTGTACATGAAAGAAATATGAGGAGTTTAGCAAGCAACAAACTTAGCACTAACTTTTAGgaacttatctaaacaaggttacaaagagCTTCACAAAAATCCAAGGCAATAAATGaatgaactaaaataaaaagtaatttttattttttaaaataaaaagtaatttttattttaGGTGCTAAATCATAACATAATAGGTCAAGACCATAACATTTattgacacacacaacagtgaagTCACAATTAATTAcgtgtcatttcatttttcctgACCTGCAGCTTCTCCCCTAATGGCAGCTTCTCTTTGCTCCTCAGTCACTGTCAGGCTGCCAAAGCGCTTGCCATGGCGGATGGGACTGGTGCGAGTCGGGTGGGGTGACGGAGGTGGCAGACGTGAGGGATGCATTTCCTATAAAATGAGTGCAAGCGGTGAATAGTGTGATTGGTGTGGGGAACATAGTTTgtttctgaaaaacacattacacataGCTTACATGGCTGAAGAGCTCATTGGTGAGTCCCAGATAGTTGTGCAGTGCTAGGACTGTTACTCTTTGGAGACGAACCATGATAATCTGAACAGACGCAACAGAAGAAaagttatatttcattttaaattctaGCTTAATGTCTTCTATCAGTTACTTAACTTAATGTcttctacaaacacacaactcacctgTACTACGCGCACGAGGCTCTCAGGGTACTTCTCAAATATAGCGAGGAAGGCCTCTACAGGTAAACGGAGGACAGTGGAAACCTCTACGACCCGTGCTGACACCGTTTTGTAAGGCTTCTGGTGgccctgcacacaaacacaccccacattttatatttcttcaagatttaaaatatattttctaggTCCATTTAGACTTTAAGACTTGTGTTTTATGGACAAAATTTGAATTTTTGATTATTCATTCATCATTACACCTTCCTTATTTTACACTGAATCACTTAAATCTAACTAGATCTAATTGATTTATGACTCATGCGTATGCCAGTAGAGGAGATTTGGAGAGTCAGCTGGTGAATTCATTGACATGAGTAACAATGAATTTGTGACTGGAAGTAATGGGGCCCAGCATCCACACCTCGATTCCCAAGTTGTTTGAATATTATACAGTGTATATGGGCTTTCTGTGCACACAGGGTTGAAGCAGCATCCTCGTCTGTGTAGAGAAAAGTGTGTGTAACGTACTGTGATGACATCCAGGATGCTGAGGAGGCTGTGGACGCTGTCTCCTGGGAAAACCTCCTTCACCACACTCTCTTTGCCATCCTAGAGGACAGAGATAAGCAGCAGCGCACATATCAAGCAAAAGAAACTGTCATGTGTTCAGATGTTTTTCTTAGAACTTTAGCAGCTACAATCACATTTACAGATAAAGTTTGAACTGAAATTTCTGTGAGACTTCTTTGAGTCTCAGTAAAACGTCAAAGTCTCAATGAAACTGGCTGTTTCCATGTCCCCTGCTTCCCTAATGAGATTATCTGAGTCAGACGTTAATATATGCTAATGAGTAGGTAAAGCCTGAATTCCCACAGTTAAACCTGTTTGTAGATTTGTGAGCATTAAgcttagtgtgtatgtgtgtaataaCACATACTTGACGACATAATCCTAAAATACAAGAAAAAGTGTTAGATGCTAAATGCATGACCTACCGTTCCAGTAAGGCACAATTCTAGTTTTCCGTCCTGCACCACGTAGATGCTGCTGTCAGGCTGGCCTGGCCTGAAGACGTACTCCCCTTGTTGGAACTGCAGAAACACCATGTGTTTACACAGCTCCAGGAAGAGGGGCTTCTCAAAGTGACCCAGCACACTGCAGGAAAGGTCAACAGAGGAGAGGTTATGGTGGTTAGGTGAACACACAACAGCTCTGTACACACTTGGTTTGTCAGCACTGCAAAGCTAACCTCTATGGGTTTCAATCATCAAACGATGATTGTATTAGTACAGCTTCACAGAGGAAGTTCACCTCTAAGAGGTGTAGGAGCAATCCAACGTTGTATTACTCATGCACATCAATAATCAAAGCAGGGACATATTTGGGCCTTCTGAGCACTGCTCTATACACTGTAAATACAATGTGAAagaattgtatttatatttctcttCTCCAGTCTTATCAACCACTCAAGTGTTTTAAAGTACAGGTcacattcacacgcacattcatacagcaTTTTATTATCATACTGCTCATATGTCATCACAGCTGAAATTTAGGGGATCAGTATATTGCACTTCAGAATACAGATTGGAAGAGTCAGCGAACCACCAACCATCTGGACCCTCACTACCTCCTGAGTTTCACTTGCCCCAAAGGATGTAGGCTACTGTACATGGAACCTCAATTACACAAACATCAGACAGAGAATGAACCTACCGGACATTTTTGAGCATGTAGAGCACCTCGGAAGGGAGGTGGGAGTTGGCCACATCAAATTCTGTGAGGTCCGCCTCCAGCACTGAGGGAGGGGGCTCCTTAGCCTGAAGGATGGGCACCTCCTTCTTAAAGCGCAGGATCCTGCACAAGTGagagtcacagagacagacatgagGACAAGGGACAGAGTGCTCACGAGTCATCGTGGTTAGGAAGGAATGGAGGCTGGTGAGAAGGAGATTTTGATTTACTTTTTGGCAATATTGAGcatcttctgcttcttcttgaGGCGcggccgagaggaggaggatgtacCCACCAGGGAAGAGGTAGACTGGGAGACCTGTCGTGAAACATACTGGTTTGAATATTACTCCAATGGTGTAATTGTAGCATTACGTACTATCTTGGAAAAGTAAATATGACACATGGCTCACTGTGAGTCAGAGCCAGGCCATAATTACTCTCAGCATACTGGCTATTGGGTTCCTGTCAATAAACACTCACTTTACGCAGCATCTTTCGTCCATAGAACATGACTTTGTCCCTCTTGCGGAACCGGTATTTTGGAGCCTCCTGAGCTTCTCGATCTgtgaatgaatataaatatgacatATAAGCACGTAACCATTTTTTATgcctatcattttattttcaaagcacATATATTAGCAGCAACTGACTCCGAATCTGGATCCTCCgcaggatgaagaagatgaggatggCGATGAGAACGATGGCGATGCCTGCACCAATCACCATCCCCATCATCtgatgagaaaagaagaaagaaggaggggAGCCTATGAGTGTACAGGGTCAAAGGctaaatgaaaaaactaaatgtaatgGTCTGTACGGGCTGCAGAGCTAAACCTATTGAAAactttaattcagttttatgaAACGTTTGGTGGTGACAACATTTCCTGCTAGAATGACTTAACAGCAGCAGAATGAAACTGAAAAGACGTTTTCTCAATGAAGGCTCATTGCACACTCACCATGCTCGTCTGTAGTTCCTCCTCCACCAATGGCTTGATGTCATTAAACCCGACCTAATGtaacagagaaataaagagacaaGTTTTTAATCTGAGCAACTCTTTCACAACTCTTGCAGCTAGCATAGTAAGTGCTTCAAAGCAGTATATCCAAACTGAAATGCTGCGCAAGGCTGGGCCTGAAGGCTTCAATTTCACTGGAGTGTAATGGAATGTGGGAATAAGGGCTTTGCCCTGGAGGCATGACTGTGACGCTATCAGTGCCCGCAAGgcaagaagagaaagaaataaagatgtAGTACATTTTTTGACCTTCCCCACATTCATGCCCTTACATTTGTCATCCAACTATGTGTCTCAGACTTTGATTTGCAATTTCTTCTAGATTAGAAAGAGTATAACACAGAGTCAGCATTCCAGATGTAAAGCTGAaaaggcaagaaaaaaaagcacGTAAGAGAAATGTTGCCTGATTTTTATCgaaagaaatgtgtcactcgAATGAGTGTTAGCTGCGGGGACAAGTTAATTTTGCTGTAACACATCCTAAGAATGAAGATGATACTGAAAATGATTAATTCTTAATGTTTGTACATGCAAACTCTGCCTGATATAAAAATGTCATGCTCTCCTGGTCTGGAGTTCAGCAGAAAGGCCACACAAGCCAAACAGCTCCCTTGACTTCTAACTTAAGTTGTTCAGACAGTTGGACTTTGTGCAGAGTATGCAGCTATGCAccgaagaaagaaagaaagaaagaaagaaagaaagaaagtataCATGTTCGAGATCAGGGAGTACAGTTACACATCAGATTAGGGGAAACCAACACTGTCCTTGCAGGGATTGTAAAGATCCTGTGGTCTCATAAGCTTATAtggtttactgtgtgtgtgtgtgtgtgtgtgtgtgtgtgtgttcttcacaaCCTATAGAGCCATCAGACGCAGTATTGTCAGAGCAGGAGTAATAGGTTTTTAGTGTTCTGGCTGAGCAGCCAATGGGATTGCATGTCTGTTATCAGAGGTTATTGACTTGCGTGTGAGTAGCTGAGGGTTATTTGGCAGTAAAAGGCCTAAGATGGACACTGTCACTGGGGATATTAACAATGGGGCTGACAGATGGTGAGTGCAGGCAGCATGTATGCGCACAGAAATTAGTGTGCAAAAGTCTGcaaaattaaaaagacaaagaaatcaGAACTATACTCTGAatgtcaaaaaaacatttcacatgttGCTAATCATATGAGGACATTGTCATGTAGGCAATT
Protein-coding sequences here:
- the pnpla6 gene encoding patatin-like phospholipase domain-containing protein 6 isoform X5, encoding MGQSTSEQEVQGHTPEVGFNDIKPLVEEELQTSMMMGMVIGAGIAIVLIAILIFFILRRIQIRNREAQEAPKYRFRKRDKVMFYGRKMLRKVSQSTSSLVGTSSSSRPRLKKKQKMLNIAKKILRFKKEVPILQAKEPPPSVLEADLTEFDVANSHLPSEVLYMLKNVRVLGHFEKPLFLELCKHMVFLQFQQGEYVFRPGQPDSSIYVVQDGKLELCLTGTDGKESVVKEVFPGDSVHSLLSILDVITGHQKPYKTVSARVVEVSTVLRLPVEAFLAIFEKYPESLVRVVQIIMVRLQRVTVLALHNYLGLTNELFSHEMHPSRLPPPSPHPTRTSPIRHGKRFGSLTVTEEQREAAIRGEAAGGEPGKDGATVPTLSRTISMPVDIAGMQKSLRSDFDMAYERGRISVSAEDGNTPPSFTRSVSQEQRERRVTVDEAPSGIYLYPEEDPGVDSIFTPLTSRSSGALFEDAQKEVLKLMKIEDPSLLNGRVTLHHAKAGAVLARQGDQDVSLHFVLSGCLHVYQRMINKQEAVCLFVTHPGEMVGQLAVLTGEPLIFTIKAVRDCTYLKISKSDFYEIMREQPSVVLSAAHTVAIRMSPFVRQMDFAIDWMAVEAGRALYRQDDRSDCTYIVLNGRLRSVIRKANGKKELVGEYGRGDLIGVVEALARQPRATTVHAVRDTELVKLPEGTLNNIKRRYPQVVTRLIHLLGQKILGNLQQGRGPFSGSALSLPSMTTSADVTNPASNLSTVAVLPVCDEVPINAFNLELSHALSAIGPTLLLTSEIIRERLGASALDSIHEYRLSGWLAQQEDINRIVLYQTDNTMTPWTQRCIRQADCILIVGLGDQEPALGQLEQMLENTAVRALKQLILLHKEDGPGPSRTVEWLNMRSWCSGHLHLKCPRRVFSRRSPSKLRDVYEKVFEKTADRHSDFSRLARVLTGNSIALVLGGGGARGCSHVGVIKAMEEAGIPIDIVGGTSIGSFIGALYAEERSAVRTKQRAREWSKAMNSVFKTVLDLTYPITSMFSGSAFNTSIYKVFQDKQAEDLWLPYFNVTTDITASAMRVHQDGSLWRYVRASMTLSGYLPPLCDPKDGNLLMDGGYINNLPADIARNMGARTVIAIDVGSQDETDLCNYGDSLSGWWLLWKRINPWAEKVKVPDMAEIQSRLAYVSCVRQLEVVKKSAYCEYIRPPIDRFKTMDFGKFDEIYDVGFQHGKLVFTGWARGDIIENMLKDHHSADYNNSKRTDSCTCPAADFTDLAEIVSRIEPVQTYVAADEESDCLTEYEEDGMDTVREEEGEEEEEEAEDLDDHSPGEWGQNGVFQSDEEKSVRQRRKLTSDTSEVSDC